The genomic DNA CCGGCCAGCGTGAGCAGGTACGGCCACTCGCCGATGGAGGGGAAGCGGACGCCGCCGATCAGCTCGACCGGGTACCGCCCCCCGTACTGCCGCAGGTCCAGTTCGGTCGGCTGCGCGAACCGCGAGAAGTTGTTCACGCACATGACCAGGTCACCCTCGTACTCGCGCACGAAGGCCAGCACCGCGGGGTTGCTGGAGGGCAGCTCGGTGTAGCTGCCGAGGCCGAACGCCGGATTGAGCTTGCGGATCTCGATCATGCGACGCGTCCAGTGCAGCAGCGAGCTCGAACTGCTCTGCTGCGCTTCGACGTTGGTCACCTGATAGCCGTACACCGGATCCATGATGGGCGGCAGACTGAGCCTGCCCGGGTCGGCGGAGGAGAAACCCGCGTTGCGGTCGGGCGTCCACTGCATCGGGGTGCGGACGCCGTCCCGGTCGCCCAGCCAGATGTTGTCGCCCATGCCGATCTCGTCGCCGTAGTACAGCACCGGCGAACCGGGCAGCGAGAGCAGCAGGGCGGTGAACAGCTCGGTCTGGTTGCGGTCGTTCTCCAGCAGCGGCGCGAGCCGGCGGCGGATGCCCACGTTGGCCCGCATCCGCGGGTCCTTCGCGTACTCCGCGTACATGTAGTCGCGCTCCTCGTCGGTGACCATCTCCAGGGTCAGCTCGTCGTGGTTGCGCAGGAAGATGCCCCACTGGCAGCCGGAGGGGATCGCCGGGGTCTTGGCCAGGATCTCCGAGACCGGGTAGCGCGACTCCCGCCGGACCGCCATGAAGATCCGCGGCATCACCGGGAAGTGGAACGCCATGTGGCACTCGTCGCCGCCCGAGGCGAAGTCGCCGAAGTAGTCGACCACGTCCTCCGGCCACTGGTTGGCCTCGGCCAGCAGCACGGTGTCCGGGTAGTTGGCGTCGATCTCCTTGCGCAGCCGCCGGAGGAACTCGTGCGTCTCCGGCAGGTTCTCGCAGTTCGTCCCCTCGCGGGCGTAGAGGTACGGCACCGCGTCCAGCCGGAAGCCGTCGATGCCGAGGTCCAGCCAGAACCGCAGGGCCGCGATCACCTCCTCCTGGACCAGCGGGTTGTCGTAGTTGAGGTCCGGCTGGTGCGAGAAGAACCGGTGCCAGTAGTACTGCTTGCGGACCGGGTCGTACGTCCAGTTGGAGGTCTCGGTGTCGACGAAGATGATGCGCGCGTCCGGGTACTGCTTGTCGTCGTCCGCCCACATGTAGAAGTCGCCGTACGGCCCGTCCGGATCCGTCCGCGAGGACTGGAACCACGGGTGC from Kitasatospora terrestris includes the following:
- the treS gene encoding maltose alpha-D-glucosyltransferase, with product MTVNEPVPDTFADTPSRDRDPEWFKRAVFYEVLVRSFQDSNGDGIGDLRGLTSKLDYLQWLGVDCLWLPPFMASPLRDGGYDVADYKSVLPEFGDLADFVEFVDAAHARGMRVIIDFVVNHTSDQHPWFQSSRTDPDGPYGDFYMWADDDKQYPDARIIFVDTETSNWTYDPVRKQYYWHRFFSHQPDLNYDNPLVQEEVIAALRFWLDLGIDGFRLDAVPYLYAREGTNCENLPETHEFLRRLRKEIDANYPDTVLLAEANQWPEDVVDYFGDFASGGDECHMAFHFPVMPRIFMAVRRESRYPVSEILAKTPAIPSGCQWGIFLRNHDELTLEMVTDEERDYMYAEYAKDPRMRANVGIRRRLAPLLENDRNQTELFTALLLSLPGSPVLYYGDEIGMGDNIWLGDRDGVRTPMQWTPDRNAGFSSADPGRLSLPPIMDPVYGYQVTNVEAQQSSSSSLLHWTRRMIEIRKLNPAFGLGSYTELPSSNPAVLAFVREYEGDLVMCVNNFSRFAQPTELDLRQYGGRYPVELIGGVRFPSIGEWPYLLTLAGHGFYWFQLRKNGK